Genomic window (Lycium barbarum isolate Lr01 chromosome 2, ASM1917538v2, whole genome shotgun sequence):
GATCGAAGTGAAGAAGTTGACCACAACATTTAGGACAATCTTCAACTTCTTTTGGCACCATGAAATACATCAAACAGCTCTTGCAACCACCCACAACTAGTACTGGTGCAACACTTTTTCCACTTGTACTAATTTGTGGTTGTTCTCTTGAAGATGAAAATGACGATTCTTCTGAAGAAGATCCTTCACTGTAATATGAgttatcatcttcatcttctgaGTACAAATTATTTTCACCATATGCTTCAACATTTGCTCTTGGATCTTCCTTCGCTTTCATCCCTGTCCTCCAGTTTATATAGTAAATTTCCCCTGTCTACACAATCCACAAATAGAACGTAGAGTCAAAGATTTTTAATAAAGAAATAAACACGAAATTCAACGTCTACcactttgataaaaaaaaaatcacatataCTGTGTAATTTTAGGACAAAAGTGGTTCATTCAGCCCATGCCCACAAATCAAGAAATCAACCCAAAAAATTCCGTACAATGTCAGAGAAAATAAAATGCATGTTTTAAGTATATATAAGCTGGAGAACATAAAACCCATAAGAGTAGTACTACAAAAGATAATTCAGGGACATAGAAGCGGAGCTAGAGTATAGTTTACgagttatttttaaaaaattcattGATTATTTGTAGATTATTAACTTGGAACCCAGAAACTCAAAAGAACTAAAATTACGAactcataaattttaaattttgactcTGCTTGTGTAAGGACATGTGAAagaaatggaaaaatcaatcATTTAGGAATGATGAGTTTGTAATTAATTTTCATTCTTCTTGTTTGTCTGTTGGATAATAAATGAAAGAGACCCAAAAATAAGAAAACTGACCAAACACTAAAGAAACATGAATAACAACAAGCTGCTAAAGTGGAGTAATGCTAATAATCATAAATGAAATCCAAGATCTGGTCATTTAAGGTTATAGGAGAGCAATAAATGTCAAAAGACAAAGATAGAAAAACAAATAATTGCaatatgccaaaaaaaaaaaaaaaaaacaacatttGTTTTGTACCTTCAAATCAAGACATTGTTCCCAATGGTAAGGAAGAGAAACCTCAGAATTAAGGTCTAAGGTAGCATCACTTGAGGGATTGGTGTCGAAGGCATGATGATTTTCCGACGAATCGGAAAACCCATCGCCTGGGGCAGCACCGCCAGTAACGTTACTGGCGGTGCTGCCCCGACGATTGTTATTATTCAAAGAACAATTTTGGAGAGATCTCTCTAAAGAAGCTGTTATAGCAGCCATATTTGGACTTGTGGCCATAATAAAAATTTCACAAGCAAATAATAATATGGTTAAATACCCACAAGAGTATTAATTTTGGGAGTTTAATAAATGTGTAAGCTAAATGAGGAAGAAGATAAGAATGGTATTAGTAATCTTGATGGGGggaagaagagagaaaaagagacCAAAGAGAGTTGggaatctttgaaagaaagggCAAGTATAGTACAACTGCCCTACCAGTTTTTCCACTCCCACGCACTTAATgctttctccaaaaaaaaaaaaatacggaaaaggtccaaaattacccttgaactttggaaaatagtttattcatacccttcgttatattttaggatcaattatacccttaccgttatactatggggtcaattatacccttatgtctaacagctaccacgtggcatcatcccagcccttaaaaattattttcccctcaaataattttttaccaaCTAAAATAACCTAACccgacccaattttttttttccagccaaagtgattcagacccaacccattaccccttggctggaaaaaaaatcgagtcgggttgggttattttagtgggtaaaaagtTATTTGAGGGGAATATAATTTTAAAGGGCTGGGATAATGTCACGTGGTagttgttagacataagggtataattgaccccatagtataacggtaagggtatagttgaccctaaagtataacgaagggtatgaatgaactattttccaaagttcaggggtaattttggcccttttccgtttagaAAATTAGGGGGTTATTTttttcggaaaagggtcaaaattacccttgaactttgggaaatagttcattcatacccttcgttatactttagggtcaattatacccttaccgttatactatggggtcaattatacccttatgtctaacagctgccacgtggcatcatcccagcccttcaaaattattttcccctcaaataattttttacccactaaaataacccaacccgacccgatttttttttctttccagccaaggggtattgggttgggtccgtatcagtTTGGCTGGATAAAAAAAATCGGGttgggttgggttattttagtggataaaaaattattttaggggaaaataattttgaagggctgggatgatgccacgtggcagctgttagacataagggtatattGACcacatagtataacggtaagggtataattgaccctaaagtataacgaagggtatggatgaattattttccaaagttcaggggtaattttggcccttttccgttttctAAAATCTGAATCCCACATGCATCTCACGTGACCCAAGATTATTTTCCTAAAACTTTTATTCTCTTTTTTGGGATTTATTACTTTAATTATATATACTAGAGGATTGTTTGGTTTTCACATATAAAGAATGATGATTGGCACAAATAGGGCTTTTTTTGGTGCCACCGTTTATATTTTGGTCTCGTTTAagaaaatttataaaaataaattcaTGAGCATTAATTAGTAACATCCTAATGGTTACTAGAATTTTAAATTGATGGGCAAAATTCGACTTATCATAAAGGCTTACTGATTCATCAGGATTGATGAGCAAAATCTGACTTATAATAAAGTCTTACTAATTTGCCAGGAATGATGGGCAAAATCTGCATTATCATAAAACCTTATGGATTAGTCAGGAATGATGGTCAAAACTCGCATTATCATAAAGTCCTATGGATTAGCCAGGAATGATGGTCAAAACTCGCATTATCATAAAGTCCTATGGATTAGCCAGGAATGATGGTCAAAACTCGCATCATCATAAAAGCCTTACATATTTGACAAGATCGATGGGCAAAACTCGCATTATCATAAAGCCTTACGAATTCGCCAGGATTGATGGTCAAAACTCGCATTATCATAAAGTCTTACTGATTCGACTGAGTTGGTGAGCAAAATTCACATTATCATAAAGCCTTACGGTTTCTCCATGATTTGTGCCAAATCTAGCGATATTTGTTATATTGAATATTCTAGAACATACGAATTATTATGGCGATGTAAAATTTTGATTTATCACAATTCTAATAATAATTCTAGTATTAATATTATTAAATAGTAATCGTAAAAATTGTTAACATTCTTTTATCTTCATTTTCAATTTGAACgataaatattctttttcatttaATTTTTGCCAGGATTTTGTCACAATGTCATGACAAGGCAAAACTTGTTTGCCACAAGTTCTGAAGAACTGCTATAATTTGGCCATGATCATGATGAATTTGACCACAAAGTCATGGATATCGCCACACCTTATTCTGCCAAAAATTTGCCAACATCGTTTTCCTTTTGAAATTTGTCCAAATCAACTTCAAACGGGTTCGATATTCCACATTAATtgtacggaaaagggccaaaattacccttgaactttgaaaaatagttcatccataccctttgttatactttagggccaattatacccttacagttatactatgggatcaattatactcttatgtctaactgctgtcacgtggcatcatcctagcccttcaaaattattgtaccctcaaataattttttacccactaaaataactcaatccgacccgaaaattttttttccagcaaaaataatacagaattatttttattttattttgctagaaaaattatccgtattatttttgctggaaaaaaaaatcgggtcgagttgagttattttagtgggtaaaaaattatttgtgggtaaaataattttgaagggctgggatgatgccacgtgacagcagttagacataagggtataattgaccccatagtataactataagggtataattgaccctaaagtataacgaagggtatgaatgaactatttttcaaaattcagGGGTAATTTTAACCCTTTTCCGTTAATTGTATACCAATCCTAACCATTTACAATGGTTATATTCAATCCAGACCTTCAAATTAATAGGCCCACCTTGTTTTCTGAACAATCAAGCTCAAGAAAAAACAAGAAGATATTTTTCAAGTTTCTCATCTACATCAATTAAAACCAACCAAAAATAAGTAAATGGTCTTCAATTTTATACAGTACATTAAATAAATCTTGCATAAATAATATAATTCGGTATAAAACATTACTAATACTGGTATAATTTATACACATATGTGAATTATTTTATGTCACTATCAGTTAATATATTGCAAGTTTTGAGCGAACATCCCTCCGGAATTTGACTCGCGGGTATGTAAGGAATTTTCAATGAAAAATTCATCGGAAATGTTACCGACGAGCCAAATTCTGACGAATTTATCAAAAAGTAGCATTTTCCTAATAGTGTGTGAGATATATTGTAAGACGTTGCTGGCGAACCAAATTATGATGAATTTCATTGAAAATTAGTTTTTTTAATAGTGTGTAAGAAATATTGTTGACTAAAAACATGTGTAGTAGTATACTTCAATTAAGAACATAAAGAGATAAAAATACTCTTAAAATACATCTTTGTAATTGGTGTTCATCACATAATTTTCTTCGTTGAATAATTGTTCGCGGTATAATAACAATGTAGAACATATAATAGCAATGTAGAACAATCATACTTTTCATAAATTAATATATGAATGGTAAGAGCTTAATTATTTCTTTTATACTAATAGTTAACTCGTTTTTCAAAGAACATATATACATTAATAAAGAAAGTAAAAAGAAATTATAGTCACCAAAGAATATTTACATGTAATTACTCCTCTCCCATGGTGATATCACCACAGTTATGGAGTGACAATCCCAAGTGTGATCAGTGATGCTACAGTTATCAGCTATTCCTCTCCCTTTATTACGTTTGCTAAGAATTTAAATTAGTTGAGTTGACTAATATAATCCGTAAACGTCTTAATATATGTTACGTACAATATTGAAAGTAAATTCGTATTCACTATATATAGCCGTATATATTCACTATATATAGTCCGCATGTATTCCAAACTGATTTAAGTAAAGCTCAATATATGCTTTCACATACCACCTTAAGCAAAACAGTGAGTAAATAAGCAAAGGTAGCAGTGCACTATTTCGCTAAAATATGTTTTCATTTAAAGATCAGTGATGGAGCCACAGTTGCTAGCTACAAGTTCGGCAGAATCTAATAATTTTGGTTCAAATCTTATATATTTAtactaaaaaaattatttaatatgcATAAATAATTTACTCAAAATGCAATTAGCAAAACGAATTATGATCGAGAATCTAGGACTAAAAATTCTGATTTTGCCATCACTATTTAAGATGACATAAAATGATAGAGATGGTTCGTTTTGTTGGTACCATATATTTAGTATTTAGTGAATTTAAGTAACGTACCACCCCCTAATTTCTTGTCTCACTTGGCAAAACCGAATATTTAGCGCGCTTTGGGGAAAACACTTGTTAGGTGTTACTTTCTCATATACTTTTTAAGATATTATACCAACATTTCAAAGTTTGTCTAATTTTGGCCCGATTTTtaaaaattacttattttaaaaagtatttttttatcaGAAGTGTTTTTCGTAAAAATACTTTTGGAGAGTAGTAATTTATATTTGACTAATCAATTTAAAAAGTGTGTTTATCAATATTAGTAGGTGTTTGGACATGTGATtcgaaaccatgagatgaaatcagcgtttggacatgcatttcatctcatggttttaaaatttttaaatataaaacttgacccataagtttatattttgtaaaaaaaagactcataagttagtagatatttttaacaattactccaccaaccatttaccaacctttatttatatcTACCATGTGGgcggattatattaaagagtagttacattactattcatgttaaattttcttttttattgaactaaagtttgatcaattgatgttgtattttttaaaaagatcttctagtagcgtattaattttgttatgaactatgatttgctcattggtaagattgtataagaattgagaatattttgatagctttcacaacttgtgagatttttatgtctataataaaaaaatacaacttaagaaattcaaattgcatgtccaaacatgatttcaaatcatggtttcatCTCATGACTTTAAACCATGGTTTCAGGCTCCTTAGAGAAGCAATCGTACTTAGCCAAGGTTTCAAAAGTGTTTATGGAaaaaaactacttttttttttagcaTGTGAACAACAATTTTTGCTACTATGCAAAAATACTGTTTTTTCCTAGAAACTTGATCAAATACTTCAATTCTCTAAAATAAGCATTAtttagaaaatattatttttggtatcccaaagcttgaccaaacaagcTACAAATCTTTATTAAATGTTACTTACAAAACAGTACCAAAGAAAAGTATAATCCTAAATGAAGCATGAGGATTATTCTTGTTTTCATAACAAACATAAAATTAATGTATTAGGttaattatcaaaaaaaaaaaaagaattaggcTTATGTATTTTGGTGAGGGGGCCAGGGAGGTTGACCTAAGAGAAACAATAAACACTAATAATATTACAAGTTTGCATTATGTTTTCCAGTAATACCAATATAATAATCAAAACTTATACCAAAATTTCTAAAGAAACTTCCCGTTCATCGTGTGATATGCAGTACGTGATCATAAGGCCAAAGGCGAATTCATGATTTCAAGAGAATGAGTTCACTTTAgaatttttttctgtttttttttttttaaagatataaGTGTATTTAGTAGATTTCGATCTCACAACCTTAAAGGAATAAACCCACACTTAACCGGTGCTCCACTCGGTCtagtttgaccatgtgttccttcagttaatagTACATATATTTTAAGGATTATATACATAATTTACTGAGTTTAATCGGATGACCATGGATTCACGTGATCCATTTTTTATACATAGATCCGCCCCCAGTTGCAGTAGATCAGATATGTGGTGGGTAGACATTAGCAGGGGTGGAGCTAGCTGGGGGCGCAAACGACTCATCGGAACCTATATTAAATGTGTAAAGTCAAAATTACTTTTTAAATATAGTAAAtgttgatttttcttgatttctTGTGTGTTTACCATTTTATATCCCCTTAATAAAAAATTTGACAAATGAGACCTAGCAATCTTCATCTTTTCAAAGCAAAGCAAATTGAGAAAGTACAGTGAATTTTAATACTTATAATTCACCACTTCTAAATTTTGTTCATTCATTCAAACTTGGCCCAGCACTAGACAATGAAGTGATTGGTATTTAGAAAGTTATTTGGATTTGTTGGACAAAGTAGAAAGGCATGCAACTATGCAAGTGAAAGGACAAATACTTTTAACTATTTTTCTGTCTTCTATAATCCATCTTTTTGCGGGTTTGGGGGAAGGGCAAAGAATATGTAAGACAGAAGATAGTGACAA
Coding sequences:
- the LOC132626229 gene encoding protein CURLY FLAG LEAF 1, with protein sequence MATSPNMAAITASLERSLQNCSLNNNNRRGSTASNVTGGAAPGDGFSDSSENHHAFDTNPSSDATLDLNSEVSLPYHWEQCLDLKTGEIYYINWRTGMKAKEDPRANVEAYGENNLYSEDEDDNSYYSEGSSSEESSFSSSREQPQISTSGKSVAPVLVVGGCKSCLMYFMVPKEVEDCPKCCGQLLHFDQN